GGAAAGGAAGCCTTCGTAAAGATACCTACATCAGTGATTGCAAAGATAGAGATGGCTTGCTACCCAGTAACTTATAAGGAGACTTGGATTATCTGAAACCCATTTCAATGAACCAAGGAAAATGGATCAGATCAAACAATGTTTGCATTCCAAGCCTATGCTTAACGTCATAATCAGAGAAGACACCCAAGAAATTGTCTAATAATTGGCCAATTAACAAAACATAAGGGAGCTAAAACAGAATCCAAAAATCTTCAATGATTTGTAAAGAATTATTCATTGGCACCTCCTATGTGGACTACTACTACAATTCACcggaaacaagaaaaataaaaactgattcTCTATGCTTTTCTGTACAGTCATCACctcaatttagtttaatgcaaaCCTCTGTAGCCAAAGCTGTCAGCTTGAATGGATACTCGCAGTGACATGAACTTCAGATCCTTGTCTAATGGCTGAGATAGGGATGACTTGCCATCCTTCCAAAGTGGACGTCTTAAACAACAAAAATATAGCGAATGATCTATTTGAAAACTCAAATTTTTGTCTCGTCATCCTTATTTGTAAAAGGTCCATATCTCAGTTGATGTGGATTGCTTTCCCACTACAGAATCCTCTGGACCAAAAATATCCAGCACAATTTATCCCCCCTCCAATGCTTCCATGCTACTTTCATTTGCCATTCTCCGTACCATAGCCCTGAACATTGTGAGAGCCGCAACCAAAGCAATCATCAAATGACCAGAGCTACTTGTTTTTATGCAAACCTGTCCCATTTTGCGACTATTTAGATCGGCGTTAAATGAAACTCTCAAGCTTCTACTCAGCTGGAATTCAGACTGTAAACCTGCACCCAAAACCATTTCCTTGTTGAAGGAGAGGATTGTCACCGTCAGACTGACATTATCATTTCTTGCTGGGTATACACTCCCTCTTAAAGTAGCTTCAAAACTCCCACCATGAGCCACTTGTGCAGGACTCCACATTCGCCCAGCATTAACCACAAACTTCAATCTCTTCCCAATTGCAATGGTATCTTCAATCTTGGCACCAACACAATACTTCTTTCCAAAAGTCGTAAAAGAAAGTCCACAGTCAGCAGCGTTATGCTTTAGGGTCCTCAGCTTTGTGTTGCTATGAACTGTATAGATCATATCCCTACCAGAAGATTGAACATCAAGACCAACACAATAAGTTGGCCCTCTGGGATCTGTGAAAGCAGCAGCAGACTCCATCTGGATACTGAAATCCTGCTTGTCCTTACTCACCTGCCCTGTGACCGAGGCAAGGACATTCCTGTTTATTTCCACAGCTGTTTCAAGGTTTATTCCGTCAAAGCCGACATCATGATCCATTCCTTTTGGGTCAAGAACAGGTCTTACAAGCCACTGGTCACATGTGACAACACAACGGTACCTATGCACAGGACAATTGGAGTCGAAACTTGGGGGTACTGCCATATCTGGTAACATAATTGTCTCTGGAGGCACCTGCTGGCCATCATTATTATTGTCATTCACCAAATTTTCCTCCTTGGAAAGCCTATTCTCCATCCGCTTCTTGAACTCTTCCTTCAGCTGTTTCTTCAGATAAAGAAGTTCCCGGTAATCCAGCTCATCAAGATAGTCTTTTCTCTGTGAGTTTGTCAATCTCTCAAACTGAGATTTTGTCAGGATTCGGATTGGAGGTAATTGATCAtactcatcttcttcctctgtgtttaaaaataaactcTCACTGGTCTCATCATCCATTCCATTTGAACTTGATATAGAGCGACGTCGCAGAAGAGATGAGAGCAGATGGGGTAGAGAAGGCAGGCGCATAGTAGGTACTGGTCCCAGTTCAATGCTGTCTTGAAAATTCAATAGTTTGTTGATATCACTCAGAACTTTAGTACAAATGCATAATAACAAGCACTGAGATTTCCACACCTGCCCATTTGGAAGTACTTTTTCCCCTGCTACATCTTTCTTACATTGGGGATGGTTCTCAACCAAAAGTACAGGGTTTTCAAGTCTTGAGTCGGAAGCAGCCTGGTGTATATGGTGCTGCACCAAATCTGTACATTGGGTCACATAGGACTCATAGCTGACAGGGTAACCATTAGGTCCTTCAGGAAGAGCTGAAGAAGAGTGGGTCATTACAAGGATAGTGTTGAACCAAATTGCAGTACCAAAAACTTCAGTTATAAGCTTCAAAAGAGGAAAATTGCTATAGCTCATATGGATGACATCAAGGCGTTCAAAGTACAAAACAATATCCGGGggagattttttaataaatcttttCACAGATAGCAGAATCTTCTTATTTCTTCTCACATTACTGGAAGAGTAAGGTAAGAGGCCAGGGGTATCAATTACAGTAATTTTAATCCCATTAACCGTTCCCGCAACCTCTTGGATACGATCAGTGGCTGGTTGAAATGCATCAGTCAAGGTTTTCACTTGATCAAATATAGAATTTATGGTAGCACTTTTGCCAACCCCTGTTTTCCCTAGTACAAGTATTCTAAATGAGAAGTCCAATTCAGGTAGGCCAGCTGCCTCCTGTTCTGCAGCTACTGTTTTGGCTCTATTGCTTACAAGGTTAACTCTTTTCAAGTCCAATTCCTTTTCTCGTATTAAGGTTGCTAGGTTTATTCGGTATAAAACCTTTGCAACCAGAAGATTGTCCTGTGACTGCCCAAGCCGTTGGAGAAGGCGGAAGAGCTTAATGTGGAGATCCTCAATCTTCGCGAATTGATCCATATCTCTCTTATCAGATCTATGAAGGGAACCATAGGAATCTTCAACAGAAACCTGCCGCAGCGAAGGATTATGCTGATTATCCTGATTATTATCGGAAATTTGTGATGCATCGAATGTCAGTTTTACAGAAAATTCTACTTGACCTAATTCAGATAAACAATCTGCTAGGCCTCAATGGGACACCGTTTATAGGACATAAGTATTTCAGTGTATAGTGATCCCAGTCATAAATGCTGACAGGTCCAGATAATAGTTCAAAGGGGCAAACCAAACAAAATGGCCAAAGATGCTTAGCTCGCTGCTAGTCAaaggaattttttatttttgttgaaaaaattgCAGCTGCATTATTAGGAAATTTTCATTTCTCATCACAGCACTACAGCTTTCCCATGAGAATGTTTCAAAGAACCAAAAGCTAAGACTCCCATCATGTTCAAAAGTCCCTTAtagaaaagtaaaattttattctcaagcCAGTGTGTAAAGCACACCTAGTAAAGTGcttacatgacataatttgattttaaagataaattttaacatttgaatcttacaaatcaaatcttaccattTAAGTGATGAGAATTTTTCACACTAGtttgagaatagaataactctATAGAAAATAGTGTCAAAAAACTTTACAACCTTCACTCCCCCTTATATAGAGTCCAAGTCCGCTCAATGAAATActgaaaaaaatgaatctttACACCCATTTTCCAAGAAGATAGAGAGGTATGGAACGGTCCCCTCAGCTCATTGACAGTGAAGTGTATGTATATTTATGTTTAGATTAGGTAGATATAAACAGCATGACAAAGTTTTAACAAAAGAATTGGTCTTTTTCCTTCTATTCTCCCCCCAATAagtacctataaaaataaaaatttaacctATTTTTACCTATGAAAAAGAAGTAGAGTGGCAAACATAATCGTTTGAGTATTTATCTACAGGAACTCTgaacttaaaaaaatcaatgCTTGAACATGCGAAAAAAGGGATAGAGACGAGGTAGTACCTTGTTCATCAAATTCTTCATCCAGAAGTTCCTCATAAAAAAACTGTCACTGCCTGACAATGGTCTAGATGAGACCAATGACTTGGAAACCAATTGAGGAAAAAACCCAATCCCTAATGCTCTTCATCCTTCCAGCAAAGATTCACATATAGCTATCTAATCTGAATCGCTGTTAACATGGTACAAAAACAAGATAGAAGTTTTTAAGCACTTACCAAGAATGTCAATGAATTAAATGGTCTACATTTCATGAAAGATCAATTATAATTCATAAATAATCTAAAGGTGTGGTTAACTATATGACTCCTATGTATGGTGCTAAGATCAAGTGCAAATTTGATACTATGAAAACCATTTGTACATACATTAGCATAAGCCGATTAAAGACGGATGCATAAAGAAGATAAGCAGTCCATCCCATTTAACGAATTAAAGCGCAAAATTCACCAGCATCAGCTTCAGCGACCGAAAATGGAATTCTGAAACAGTATGGCGATCGAATATGGAGGCGGAGCCAATCAATCAAAGCCCGAcgaaaaatgaattaaataaaaacaaatgtgACGGCTCTAAAACCCTAATGGAAGGACAAGACTTCGGGATCCAAATTCAACTTCGAATCACGACAAAAACGGaaaatgtttattaaaaaaaaaaaaaagaaagaaagaaaaaggaactgGATGCTGGATCCAAATTCACGTTGGCGGAAGAAGAACCAAAGGCGATAAGAAATACAGACAGAAAAGCTTGCATCTGTGGCTTCTATTGCGCTAGCGGGCCGGCCATCTCTTAGTTGTGTGGGGGTGGGGGGAGCAGTGGTTCGTTGTATGCCACGTGTGTAATTCCGACCCGACCGATCTACCAAAGACCTTCCCAAAAGCGAAACGGTACTaagaacaataattaatatgtacATGATTTTTAAGATTTAGATGAGGTTCATGatcaagagaaagaaaatataaaaaattaaatactaaatattaaatattaatatgggATACACGAAGGAGATAATAACTTTGTTAAtgatcatatataaattattatatatatgattattagatATAAGAAGGGTTAGTAAAATGTGTTTGTTGAGTAAttaagttgaagaaaaaaattagttggaaatcaataatttaagtattaaattaaattattaatatacatatagttAGTGtaattgaaaatatgaaaaaaaattaaaaaaattattattaaaaaataatattatattatcattttgatgaatttaatggTTAATCCAATGTGAAATTATAGAtaggaaaattttaaatttatgaaaaatttgtactttttatcaaattttaaagatggcTTTAATGaagccaatgtgaatgctctaattAGGAGCAGAGGACTTTGTTTCCGACACAAAAGACCCAACTatcttcaattcattttatttctaaaaattatatatgcagtcacttttatatatttttatatactctatTAATTAGGAATAACAAAATTCTGTTTCCTAGTTTGGATACAAAAGCCACAactaatctcaactcattttatttacaaaaattctatattcaattacttttgcgtactctttcATTTAAtgttataacttttccaaattaccacataaaatataataaataatttaaaataataataatatgaaaaatagtattttaataatattttattcaacttttatcttaacttaCTATCTAAACCTCTATTTTAATTAAGAGTCATCATCTTCTTGTTAGAGTGTGAATCAAGCAAGAAAAGGCAATGCCCATTCTCTAACCGTTCCCACAGATTGAGACGGAGTCTCGAGTCTTTTTGACATATGATAATAAGATGgcatgagaattttataaataataataaaataatttataaatagtaattaaatatAGGGGTGAGCACCGAATTAGTCGGAGTTGGACCTTGACTTGTTGGAATAGAGTCGGATTTGAGCTTTagctttgaacttttttttagtttcatatttagcccattttttaaaaaaaaaaaattatggactttcaaatttcaatttttcaaaaaaataaaaattaaaaccaaaccATTCACTGCTAATTTACatttatgctaatatttaacttatttttatactacaCTTATACTATAGTGTGTAATTGCATGTTATCATAGTATAacattacatattatttttagtgtctaattatatattattatactatagtattatatgctattatattataaacttatttataatttatttctacactagacttatttctagcgtttaattatatgttattatactttaataaattagtattatgtgttattaacttattatactataCTTCTTAGTTATTGGcgtctaatttatttctatacatgacttatactatagtgtctaattacatgttattatacattagtattatatattattatactaatgtctaacctttttattttctcagcATACTAATGTCTAACTTAATTATCTACTAGACtttatagtgtctaattacatattattatactttagtaaattagtatatttgttattaacttattatactaaatttatttaaatagtaGTATCTAACTTGTTATTATACTTGATTATGTATGGTAGTAATACTATGATATtaacatatactaaactatcattagtctatttatattatattacaactaaattattttataataattaacccatactagtatattactgaatttaattatataagttatagttatataactatataactatactaacatatatgataaatatatagataaacacatatttttataacatatgtataCTATTGGAGTAGGATTCAGAGTTGGAGCTGGAGGACAAAGTCAAACtcagagtcagagtcggagcaTAAAGTTGGATTAAATCGGAGTTGGAGTCAGTCCAGTGACACCTCtgacagaaaaattaaaaaaaaaatctgatttcgACTCATTTTTTCAGAGAGAAGTCGAATTTGAATTTGGAGTCAAAGTTTcagctttttttttctctacccTAGtcaaatggtttgagttaagatgttttattggattttagaaaatgaaaaagaaaaaattgaatgaaaatattataaagttaaaataagtttgaatatagtttttttaaatttatttttcttttaaaattttaaaaaaatagtattgtttgtgtgttttatttgaaagtttgaaaaatttataatgattaaattaaaaaattaaaaattaaaaaatattttacgtttgaataatattttattagaagtTTTGAAATGAGAAATCATCCCGTCTAACTTTCCAAACAATCCCTTAAACTTCATATGCTTGAGCTCTATTTCTGACTAATAGCATTAGCATTGATTTAATCAATCTCATCTCCAAAATTTAGTTAAAAGTATATGTTTCCATAAATCTAAAATCATTCAAGTCATTActccacattggattagtcaaaattataatataatatcatttttttaatttttttttcatattttattactaCACTAACCATGTGttgattaataatttaatttttacttcaactattatttctcaaatattatttttcctcAACTTATTTCCCAACTATTATTTTCTCTCAACCTAAattattggaataaaatattcttttggCTATGAAGCGTATTACTTCAAAGATGGAGATGAGTTTACATATATCATAGCTCAAATGTCTAGCTAGCAAGTTGTGACTACTCCAATGCAACAAATTGAAGAGATAAAAAGTCATAAATTTAGATGCATTGGCATTTAATGCTCTAAGAAAGTGATCCCACATGGGAAATTCTTCAAACATCGTTAACGATTGtgaaaaattgagaaaatttacTAACGAGAAAGGATGTGTAATACAACAATTATATATGGATGGTTGTGTCAGAGGAACACTTTCTTGAATAACCGAATCATGTATTGTATTGAGGGAGCAGCCCTTTATATAGACATTTATAGGAATATTTCTATTACAAGATAACCAATAGAAAAATGACAAGTAAAATGAATACAATTATGGCATATTCTAAAAATCATGTGTAGTAATATTATCTAGACTAATACATCCCCTCGAGTCCAATGGGGTTTCAACAACAGTAATACTCGTTCTAACTTAGAGAAAATATCAAAGACTAATGGCTTGGTTAACGTATCGGCTAGTTGATCTTTGGAACTGCAGAAGGAAATTGTTAAAGTCTTGGCAGCAACTCTATTACGAATGAAGTGATAATCAATGTCCGTATACTTTGTCTTGGAGTGATAGACAGGATTAGAAGATAAATATGTCACCCTGATGTTATCACACCACAATGTTGGAGATTTTGGAAGAAACAATCATAGCTCCCGAATCATTTTTTGCAACCAGATTAATTTAGCAGCAGTTGAGGCAAGAGCTTTATGTTTTGCTTCTGTACTTGATCGTGCAACCGTCTTTTGTTCATTCAAACTCCAAGAAATAAGTTGATTGCCCAAGTATACATAAAAACCAGATGTGGATCTTTTGTCATCTGCTACTCCTTCCTAGTCCGAGTCTGAATATGCATGAAGATTGAAGGATGAAGAGGATTTGAACATAAAGTTGTAATGTATTGTGGCCTTAAGATACCTAAGTATCCTTTTAACAACAAATCAATGGGATTGCTTTGGAGAATGCATAAATTGGCATACTTTGTTCATTGAGAAGAATATATTAGGTCTAGTAAAACTCAAATATTGTAATGCACAAACCACACTTCTAAACAAAGTGTTGTCATCAAAGGATGGGGTATCAAACTGTGAAAGTTTGATAGAGGCAGCCATGGGAGAAGTGACAGGCTTAGCATGAAGCATGTTAGTTCTTGCAAGTAAATCTTTAATGTACTTGCATTGGGACATAAACATAGCAGAGCTAGAGTAGTCAATTTCAAGACCCAGAAAATATGAAAGTCGACCAAGATCTTTGATCGGAAATGCAAGGCTTAGGTCATGCATAAAATTGTCTATAGCACTTGACTTGGATGATGTGagaacaatatcatcaacatatatcaaCAAAAACATATGTAAATCACCATGATTCAATATGAACAGAGATGGATCAGATTGAGAGGCAGAAAAACCATAACCAAGTAACCATGAGCTTAATTTTACAAACCAAGCCCTTGGAGCCTGCTTCAGTCCGTAAATAGCCTTGTGAAGTTTACACACATGATTTGGAAATTTTTTGTCAATAAAGCCCTGAGGTTGTTGCATGTAAATAGTATCAGATAATGAcccatgtaaaaaggcatttTGTATATCCATTTGGCGCAGAGGCCTTCCATAAGTAACAACAATGAAATTATCAAGCATATTGTAGTCGATTTGACTATTAAGCTAAAAGTGTCATGGTAATCATGGCCAAGTTGTTGGTGGTAGCCTTTGGGTACCAACCTGGCCTTTCTACGCTCAAAAGTGCCATCAGAATTGAACTTAGTTCTAAAAACTCAATGACAACCAAGAATATTGTAAGAGGGATGAGAGGGTACCAAGGTCCATGTTTTGTTGTGAAGAAGGGCAGTGTGCTCTTGAGTCATCGTATCACGACACTCCAAAAATTTGGATGCAACTGAGAAGCTTGAAGGGTCATTTGGAACCTTAGCCGTGGAGATGAAATAGTGCCGTCGTGGATAAGGGATCATGCCGAATGACAGGAGATCGAGGAGGTCGAAGAAGAGAAGAACTAGTGGAAGAAGGAAGAGGAGATGGGGATTTGGGATTAGGGTCAACATTTGAAAGAGATGAGACGGCAGGATTTTGGGAGTTTTCTGGAGGATTAGGGTTAGAGGATATGTCTAAAAGGTTTGAAGTAGATGACAATTCGGGGGGATTTGAATTAAATGGTAATGGACTTAAGTGTGGGCCAGAAGGGATGGAGTTTAAGCGTGGGCCAGGGCCTGGACTAAGAATTGAATGTGGAAAGAGTGGAAGTTGGGCTGTAGGGGATGGTTAGGCTGTAGACGGAGTGGGCTTCGAAAAGGGGAACTCATTCTCATGAAATATAACATCCCTTGAGACGTATAATCTGTTGGTCTTGAGGTGAAGACATTTATAACCCTTGTGAATTGGATTATATCCCAAGAATAAACATGGGGTGGACTAgaataaaagtttatttttgttataaggCCGAAGATTAGGAAAACATTTACACCCAAACACTTTTAAGAAATTGTAGTCTGGGTCATGAGGAAAAACAAGTGAGTGAGGAGATTTATTTTTGAGTATTTTAGTAGGTAGTAAGTTAATGAGATAGACAGATGTTTCAAAAGCATCAGCCTAGTAGGATTGTGGAAGGGATGCATGGGCTAATAAGACAAGCccaattttaataatatgtcAATGCTTGCGTTCAACGACACCATTTTATTGATATGTATGAGGACATGAAAATCTATAAGTAATGCCAAGTTTTTGACAGATTtggattaaaggtttgaattctCCCCAACCTTCTGTGTGAAGTGTTATTAGTTTGACATTAAAGAGGCGCTCAACATGggataaaaaaatatggaaaactTAATGAACATTAGATTTTACTTTAGGGGGATTAAACCAAGTATAGTGAGTGTAGTGATCtacaaatgaaatataatattgGAAACTAAGTTTGGAATGAATTGGAGCTGGGCCCCAAAGATCtgctgtgacgctcccaaattccgtttgggatcggacggacatttgaagcgtcgagacatgcaacacaaggttacctgcccccgttcatgacatataagatgcaatgttcctaacatgcatctaacattatgcaatattcgcagcggataatttttttctttagcaatactatgcaccaaattgaaaatatctcaaatgcttaaaacatacttcatacataaagacccattgaacaactaagatcacaacactagtccaaaatggttatgatccaaaaagtactagagatgcaactccatcgtataagtagtaatttacgttaactactatattaacattgacgtcgcaccgtcgcttagtcaactgtgtctagttgatcagctcatgattctccttcaggtcctgtaacaagatctaccattcggggggaatggtagttgggactaccaaagtgagatttgattacaaatctcagtaagttaacaaaaaactttcacacaagctaatgatgcatggatgacagtaaaagcataaatgcataatcaaattcataagtaattaaagcataacttggcatacaacatagcataattgacataacttaaattgaaacatgaactgaacttgacttgacatgaacttgatctgaaacttgacttagcatgaacttgctctgaaacttgaattaacataaacatgatatgaaacttaacttatcacgaacttgttctgaaacttgacttaacatgaacgtgatatgaaacttgacttatcatgaacttgttctaaaacttgacttaacatgaaaaatacacactccacatttgttgtggccccatgcattttACGTgcaaatacatattccacagttgttgtggccccatgtattctacacaaacttgacttaacatgaaaaatacatactctacagttgttgtggccccatgtattttacgtgtaaatacatactccacagttgctgtggccccatgtattctacacattataatgcaattaaatatatactccacagttgttgtgaccccatgtattctacgtgtaaatacatagtccacagttgttgtggccctatgtattctatacaaacttgacttaacatgaaaaatacatactccatagttgttgtggccctatgtattctacgtgtaaatacatacttcacagttgttgtggctttatgtattctacacatcacaatgcagttaaatacatattccacagttgttgtgacccatgtattctatgtgtaaatacctactccacagttgttgtgaccccatatattctacacgtcacaattactgtgtctcacgtagtgtatgcgtcataaTTGATGTGGCCCCATACTTCTTGTGCCACAGATGTTGTGGACCctacgaaactgaatgtactcaagatgaaacgtgactgaaatacgaaaggactgaaaccctgacgtaacataacatgacttgaacataacttgaaatacatgaccaacttgagatagaaatatttcataacatggcataacatataatagacaacatatttaacatgacatacttgcaacagtgaatattacatgacttgacatacatgtaatagatggcatacttagcatgacgtacttgtaaggtacagtaatacatgacagaatatattatgtaacagataaaaattgatgacaggataaattttgtataatagacaattacgtgataacttggcatgacatgaaatatatgataacacacatacatacactgtaattcctttacttagcacacatacacagta
This is a stretch of genomic DNA from Carya illinoinensis cultivar Pawnee chromosome 3, C.illinoinensisPawnee_v1, whole genome shotgun sequence. It encodes these proteins:
- the LOC122305194 gene encoding translocase of chloroplast 90, chloroplastic-like isoform X2, translated to MRNFWMKNLMNKVSVEDSYGSLHRSDKRDMDQFAKIEDLHIKLFRLLQRLGQSQDNLLVAKVLYRINLATLIREKELDLKRVNLVSNRAKTVAAEQEAAGLPELDFSFRILVLGKTGVGKSATINSIFDQVKTLTDAFQPATDRIQEVAGTVNGIKITVIDTPGLLPYSSSNVRRNKKILLSVKRFIKKSPPDIVLYFERLDVIHMSYSNFPLLKLITEVFGTAIWFNTILVMTHSSSALPEGPNGYPVSYESYVTQCTDLVQHHIHQAASDSRLENPVLLVENHPQCKKDVAGEKVLPNGQVWKSQCLLLCICTKVLSDINKLLNFQDSIELGPVPTMRLPSLPHLLSSLLRRRSISSSNGMDDETSESLFLNTEEEDEYDQLPPIRILTKSQFERLTNSQRKDYLDELDYRELLYLKKQLKEEFKKRMENRLSKEENLVNDNNNDGQQVPPETIMLPDMAVPPSFDSNCPVHRYRCVVTCDQWLVRPVLDPKGMDHDVGFDGINLETAVEINRNVLASVTGQVSKDKQDFSIQMESAAAFTDPRGPTYCVGLDVQSSGRDMIYTVHSNTKLRTLKHNAADCGLSFTTFGKKYCVGAKIEDTIAIGKRLKFVVNAGRMWSPAQVAHGGSFEATLRGSVYPARNDNVSLTVTILSFNKEMVLGAGLQSEFQLSRSLRVSFNADLNSRKMGQVCIKTSSSGHLMIALVAALTMFRAMVRRMANESSMEALEGG
- the LOC122305194 gene encoding translocase of chloroplast 90, chloroplastic-like isoform X1, yielding MRNFWMKNLMNKDNQHNPSLRQVSVEDSYGSLHRSDKRDMDQFAKIEDLHIKLFRLLQRLGQSQDNLLVAKVLYRINLATLIREKELDLKRVNLVSNRAKTVAAEQEAAGLPELDFSFRILVLGKTGVGKSATINSIFDQVKTLTDAFQPATDRIQEVAGTVNGIKITVIDTPGLLPYSSSNVRRNKKILLSVKRFIKKSPPDIVLYFERLDVIHMSYSNFPLLKLITEVFGTAIWFNTILVMTHSSSALPEGPNGYPVSYESYVTQCTDLVQHHIHQAASDSRLENPVLLVENHPQCKKDVAGEKVLPNGQVWKSQCLLLCICTKVLSDINKLLNFQDSIELGPVPTMRLPSLPHLLSSLLRRRSISSSNGMDDETSESLFLNTEEEDEYDQLPPIRILTKSQFERLTNSQRKDYLDELDYRELLYLKKQLKEEFKKRMENRLSKEENLVNDNNNDGQQVPPETIMLPDMAVPPSFDSNCPVHRYRCVVTCDQWLVRPVLDPKGMDHDVGFDGINLETAVEINRNVLASVTGQVSKDKQDFSIQMESAAAFTDPRGPTYCVGLDVQSSGRDMIYTVHSNTKLRTLKHNAADCGLSFTTFGKKYCVGAKIEDTIAIGKRLKFVVNAGRMWSPAQVAHGGSFEATLRGSVYPARNDNVSLTVTILSFNKEMVLGAGLQSEFQLSRSLRVSFNADLNSRKMGQVCIKTSSSGHLMIALVAALTMFRAMVRRMANESSMEALEGG